Proteins encoded together in one Nostoc sp. PCC 7524 window:
- a CDS encoding HlyD family efflux transporter periplasmic adaptor subunit: MPNILNGFVPPPVHEEILHEQPHTLQKPPTSTDDWSNVTKELLDSLPQTWTRGLLYFLVIFISIALPWAMFSQVDETGTARGRLEPEGKTVRLDAAVAGTVEKILVKEGESVKAGQTLLSLESELVNTELRQAQTKLEAQLNQLSQLNLLKNQLVLAWTIQRQQNQAQELEKQAQIDQEKQNLKTIINSNNFQEEEKLAQVNQARKALEHSRISHNLVEISLNSAQREVERYKQAWQEGIVPEINLVDKQDIAKERKKLLEQTKSDIEQSKLRLAEQQNSYERTIRQAKANIEQSQLRIQEKERSYQSLNHAGKLAVLRSEEQLKNLDREITLLKAEISQNKSQIAALKFQLSQRELKAPVDGTVFQLPIQRAGSVVQPGAMIAEIAPINSPLVIKAQMATTESGSLKTGLPVKLKFDAYPFQDYGVIEGKLLEMSPTTFEVDTPNGRVAAYQLDIALNQHCMPTANQCIPLRPGDTATAEVVVRQRRIIDFLLDPFKKLKTGGLEL; this comes from the coding sequence ATGCCAAACATATTGAATGGATTTGTTCCTCCTCCAGTACATGAAGAGATACTTCATGAGCAACCACACACATTACAAAAGCCTCCTACATCAACTGATGATTGGTCTAACGTCACCAAAGAATTACTTGATAGCTTACCGCAAACTTGGACAAGAGGACTGCTGTATTTTTTAGTAATCTTTATCTCTATTGCTTTGCCTTGGGCAATGTTTTCTCAAGTGGATGAAACTGGTACTGCTAGAGGCAGATTAGAACCTGAAGGTAAAACAGTGAGATTAGATGCTGCTGTAGCGGGTACTGTGGAAAAGATTCTGGTGAAAGAAGGGGAATCAGTTAAGGCAGGACAGACTTTATTATCGTTGGAGTCCGAATTAGTTAATACAGAATTACGGCAAGCACAAACTAAGTTAGAAGCACAATTAAATCAGCTATCACAGCTAAATTTATTGAAAAATCAATTAGTCTTAGCTTGGACGATTCAGCGTCAACAAAATCAAGCCCAAGAGTTAGAAAAACAAGCTCAAATTGATCAGGAAAAACAAAACCTAAAAACTATTATTAATTCAAATAATTTTCAAGAAGAGGAAAAATTAGCTCAGGTTAATCAGGCACGCAAAGCTTTAGAACATAGCCGCATCAGTCATAATCTAGTAGAGATTAGTTTAAATAGCGCCCAAAGAGAAGTAGAACGTTACAAGCAAGCTTGGCAGGAAGGAATAGTGCCAGAGATTAATCTTGTAGACAAGCAAGATATAGCTAAAGAAAGAAAAAAATTACTAGAACAAACAAAATCAGATATTGAGCAGTCAAAATTAAGGCTAGCAGAACAACAAAATAGTTATGAAAGAACTATCAGGCAAGCTAAAGCAAACATTGAGCAGTCACAGTTACGAATTCAAGAGAAAGAACGTAGCTACCAGAGTTTGAATCATGCCGGAAAGTTGGCCGTTCTCAGAAGTGAAGAACAACTCAAGAATTTGGATAGAGAAATTACTCTCCTGAAAGCAGAAATATCTCAAAATAAGAGTCAAATCGCAGCATTAAAATTCCAGTTAAGCCAAAGAGAACTTAAAGCTCCTGTAGATGGTACAGTATTTCAATTACCTATTCAAAGGGCTGGCTCTGTGGTGCAACCAGGAGCAATGATAGCGGAAATTGCACCTATCAATTCCCCTCTAGTAATTAAAGCCCAAATGGCAACTACTGAGAGTGGTTCTTTGAAAACAGGATTACCCGTAAAACTTAAGTTTGATGCCTATCCTTTTCAGGATTATGGAGTAATCGAAGGCAAATTATTAGAGATGTCACCTACCACCTTTGAGGTAGATACACCTAACGGTAGAGTAGCAGCATATCAATTAGATATTGCTCTCAATCAGCATTGTATGCCTACAGCTAATCAGTGTATTCCTCTACGTCCCGGAGATACTGCAACGGCAGAAGTCGTTGTGCGACAACGCCGGATTATAGATTTTCTTCTAGATCCATTTAAGAAGTTAAAAACAGGTGGTTTAGAACTATAG
- a CDS encoding peptidylprolyl isomerase, whose amino-acid sequence MVQTIKITQEDIIEQIRISCKIPEITKEIISRKIIENTARELGVQVEVEELQKTADQLRVANKLTSADATWAWLEKHNLSLDEFEKIVYISLISGKLADHLFADKVEPYFFEHQLDYTAVVMYEVILDDEDLAWELFYAVKEGEMSFYDVAHKYVKATELRRSGGYRGILKRKDLKPEISAAVFAVHPPQILKPITGSQGFHLILVEEIIQAQLDTKLRHQIMFELFTEWLKHQTGKIEIDTYFQSIDHTS is encoded by the coding sequence ATGGTACAGACTATTAAGATAACTCAAGAAGATATTATCGAGCAAATCAGAATATCTTGCAAAATACCTGAGATTACTAAAGAGATTATTAGCCGTAAAATTATTGAAAATACTGCAAGGGAGTTAGGTGTTCAAGTTGAAGTAGAAGAACTCCAGAAAACAGCAGATCAATTACGGGTAGCTAACAAACTCACCAGTGCTGATGCTACTTGGGCATGGCTAGAAAAGCATAATCTTTCTCTAGACGAGTTTGAAAAAATTGTTTATATCAGCCTAATATCTGGAAAGTTAGCAGATCATTTGTTTGCTGATAAAGTAGAACCTTACTTTTTTGAGCATCAGCTAGACTATACTGCTGTAGTGATGTATGAAGTTATCTTAGATGATGAAGACTTAGCATGGGAACTCTTCTATGCTGTAAAGGAAGGTGAGATGAGCTTCTATGATGTTGCTCATAAATATGTCAAAGCTACAGAGTTGCGGCGCTCTGGTGGATATCGGGGGATACTGAAACGCAAGGATTTAAAGCCAGAAATTTCTGCGGCTGTTTTTGCAGTTCATCCTCCGCAAATTCTTAAGCCAATAACTGGTTCTCAGGGATTTCATCTAATTTTAGTCGAAGAAATTATCCAAGCACAATTAGATACTAAATTACGACATCAAATTATGTTTGAATTATTTACTGAGTGGTTGAAACATCAAACTGGGAAAATTGAAATTGACACATATTTTCAATCCATTGATCATACGAGTTGA
- a CDS encoding PEP-CTERM sorting domain-containing protein: MKPKNIGILISGAVGGCFLALAPATAAILVEPIVTTPNLSFPTGVEIPFGLPPGQLTFWNAPDTTGEQNFLNSTGLDIDQFSLVLLPDFDSLADDVIWGDVNSDGQIGFSNIFTNVNIAQGFTFQGLRAPRIDLAGGVIPAGDRFVVQFITQPDLRPSVPGDNGPLVVGGVYFGSVPVASVPEPSTFFGSLVAMGLGNYFRKFKSDNKRA; encoded by the coding sequence ATGAAACCTAAAAACATAGGGATTTTAATATCAGGTGCAGTAGGAGGATGTTTCCTTGCTTTAGCTCCTGCTACTGCTGCTATCTTAGTAGAGCCAATAGTGACAACACCTAACCTAAGCTTTCCCACCGGAGTAGAAATTCCATTCGGTTTACCACCAGGACAATTAACGTTTTGGAATGCTCCTGATACTACTGGTGAACAAAACTTTTTAAACAGTACAGGATTAGATATAGATCAATTTTCTCTGGTTTTGCTACCTGATTTTGATAGTCTTGCAGATGATGTGATCTGGGGAGATGTCAATAGTGATGGTCAGATAGGTTTTTCTAACATTTTTACTAATGTTAATATTGCTCAAGGGTTTACGTTCCAAGGATTACGCGCTCCCAGAATTGACCTTGCAGGAGGGGTAATCCCAGCAGGCGATCGCTTTGTCGTCCAGTTTATCACCCAACCTGATCTCAGACCATCAGTACCAGGAGATAATGGGCCTTTAGTAGTAGGTGGTGTTTATTTCGGCTCGGTTCCTGTGGCATCTGTTCCTGAACCTTCTACTTTCTTTGGTTCACTTGTAGCTATGGGGTTAGGTAACTATTTCAGAAAATTTAAGTCAGATAACAAGAGAGCTTGA
- a CDS encoding nif11-class peptide radical SAM maturase 3, whose translation MSDRRISYAVWEITLKCNLACQHCGSRAGHTRAKELSTQEALDLVKQMADVGITEVTLIGGEAFLRPDWLEIAQAINQAGMHCGMTTGGYGITLETARRMKEAGIKVVSVSVDGLEATHDRLRGRQGSWQWAFKTMSHLKEVGIPFGCNTQINRLSAPEFPSIYEHIRDAGVFAWQLQLTVPMGNAADNSEILLQPYELLDVYPMIARVAQRAHQEGVQVQPGNNIGYFGPYERLLRGRTAWSFWQGCNAGLSTLGIEADGAIKGCPSLPTSAYTGGNIRDYSLRTIIEETEELRFNLDADTPKGTAHLWGFCKTCEFAELCRGGCSWTAHVFFDKRGNNPYCHHRALTQAKHGIRERVFLQRRADGQPFDNGEFGLIEEAIDAPWPENDPLHFTADKIQWSESWQEKPELASLIS comes from the coding sequence ATGAGCGATCGCAGAATTAGCTATGCTGTTTGGGAAATCACATTAAAGTGTAACCTTGCTTGTCAGCATTGTGGTTCCCGTGCAGGGCATACAAGAGCAAAGGAACTTTCCACCCAAGAAGCCCTGGATTTAGTCAAACAAATGGCAGATGTGGGCATTACCGAAGTTACTCTCATTGGCGGTGAAGCTTTTCTGCGTCCAGATTGGTTAGAAATTGCCCAAGCTATTAATCAAGCTGGAATGCACTGCGGTATGACTACCGGTGGCTATGGCATCACCTTAGAAACAGCACGCCGCATGAAAGAGGCGGGAATTAAGGTAGTGTCTGTTTCTGTGGATGGCTTAGAAGCAACTCACGATAGACTCCGGGGAAGACAAGGTTCGTGGCAATGGGCTTTTAAAACCATGAGTCACCTCAAGGAAGTCGGTATTCCCTTCGGTTGCAATACCCAAATCAATCGCCTCTCTGCACCAGAATTCCCCAGCATCTACGAACATATCCGTGACGCGGGTGTGTTTGCTTGGCAACTGCAATTAACTGTACCAATGGGCAATGCTGCCGATAATAGTGAAATTCTGCTGCAACCTTATGAACTTTTAGATGTGTATCCGATGATTGCCCGTGTTGCTCAACGCGCACACCAAGAAGGAGTGCAGGTACAGCCAGGGAATAACATCGGCTACTTTGGCCCCTATGAGCGATTATTGCGCGGTAGAACTGCTTGGTCATTTTGGCAAGGATGCAATGCTGGGCTATCAACATTAGGTATTGAAGCTGATGGTGCAATTAAAGGTTGTCCTTCCTTACCAACATCAGCTTACACTGGCGGTAATATCCGTGACTACTCGCTGCGAACCATCATTGAAGAGACAGAAGAACTGCGGTTTAATTTAGATGCAGATACACCCAAAGGTACAGCCCATTTATGGGGTTTCTGCAAAACTTGTGAATTTGCTGAACTGTGTCGGGGTGGTTGCAGTTGGACTGCCCACGTCTTTTTTGATAAACGCGGTAATAATCCCTATTGTCATCATCGCGCTTTAACTCAAGCTAAACACGGTATTCGAGAACGAGTGTTTCTTCAGCGTCGAGCCGATGGACAGCCCTTTGACAATGGTGAATTTGGTCTAATTGAAGAAGCAATTGATGCACCTTGGCCAGAAAATGATCCATTGCATTTTACTGCCGATAAGATTCAGTGGTCAGAAAGTTGGCAGGAAAAACCAGAACTAGCAAGCTTAATTAGTTAA
- a CDS encoding Nif11-like leader peptide family natural product precursor, whose translation MAFENVRAFYERLANDEAFRTQMQQIESKDECSQVVKAAGFDFTPAEFEEYTTQLLESAAGEGELRDLNAQELEAVFGGASRLIDKIRIQPLYGVIEWPPIAAQPMYGVVISERF comes from the coding sequence ATGGCTTTTGAAAACGTTAGAGCTTTCTATGAAAGACTTGCTAATGATGAAGCTTTCCGCACCCAAATGCAACAAATTGAAAGCAAAGATGAGTGTAGTCAAGTAGTAAAAGCTGCTGGTTTTGATTTTACCCCAGCAGAGTTTGAAGAATATACAACTCAATTGTTAGAGTCAGCTGCTGGTGAGGGTGAACTCAGAGATTTAAATGCACAAGAATTAGAAGCTGTATTTGGTGGTGCTTCTAGATTAATTGATAAAATCCGCATTCAGCCATTGTATGGGGTGATTGAATGGCCTCCAATTGCTGCTCAACCTATGTATGGTGTGGTAATTAGCGAACGGTTCTAG
- a CDS encoding elongation factor G: MSEKVISGSRNVAIVGPYLSGKTTLLESLLFVTGAISRKGSVKDGNTIGDSAAEARDRRMSVEVSTASTEYSETRFTFIDCPGSVEFAQETYNALIGVDAAIVVCEPIRDRVLTLAPLFKFLDDWEIPHLVFVNKMDRANIHVLETLHALKAVSSRPLVAHQYPIMTGEQLTGFIDMVSEQAYQYHPGAPADPIPFPEHLKAEEHTARAEMLEALADFDDHLLEELLEDIEPPQEEILTDLKMELGADLVVPVFFGIAEQDYGVRPLLDALLREAPAPEATVERRLKGSKASNTPIAQVLKTYYTPQGGKLSLVRVWQGKLTDGIVLNGVRAGGIYRLMGQQQQSVNEVGAGEIVALSRLEGIKTGDIISTEQPMALPKAEQLEPVYALAITPEKRNDEVKLSAAITKLLEEDPSLAWEQHGDTHEVILWGQGEIHLQVALDRLRRKYNLPMSTHLPQVPYKETIRKPVNSVHGRYKHQSGGHGQFGDVFLDIQPLPRGEGFNFKETIVGGVVPRQYIPGVEMGVREFLSHGPLGFPIVDVAVTLTNGSYHTVDSSEQAFKQAARLAMQTGIPQAQPTLLEPILRVQVTTPSEFTSKVLQLLSGRRGQILGYEGRQDWQGWDGISAYLPQAEMQNFIVELRSLTLGVGSFHWEYDHLQEVPEKLAERVLASNGNGGNSK, encoded by the coding sequence ATGAGCGAAAAAGTCATATCAGGTTCGCGGAATGTTGCCATTGTCGGCCCTTATTTAAGTGGAAAAACAACATTATTAGAAAGTTTGTTATTTGTCACAGGAGCGATTTCTCGCAAAGGCAGCGTTAAGGATGGTAACACAATCGGAGATAGTGCAGCTGAAGCACGCGATCGCCGGATGAGTGTAGAAGTGAGTACCGCTAGTACAGAGTATAGTGAGACTCGCTTTACCTTTATCGACTGTCCCGGCAGTGTGGAATTTGCCCAAGAAACTTACAACGCTTTAATCGGGGTTGATGCAGCAATTGTAGTCTGTGAACCTATACGCGATCGTGTCCTCACTCTTGCGCCGCTATTTAAATTCCTAGACGACTGGGAAATTCCCCATCTGGTCTTTGTAAATAAAATGGATCGGGCTAATATTCATGTACTCGAAACATTACACGCCCTCAAAGCTGTTTCTAGTCGTCCATTAGTAGCGCATCAATACCCCATTATGACAGGGGAACAGCTGACTGGCTTTATTGACATGGTGAGCGAACAAGCCTATCAATATCATCCAGGCGCACCAGCTGATCCAATTCCCTTCCCCGAACATTTAAAAGCAGAAGAACATACAGCCAGAGCCGAAATGCTCGAAGCTTTAGCAGATTTTGATGATCATTTACTCGAAGAACTTTTAGAAGACATCGAACCACCCCAAGAAGAAATCCTCACAGATTTAAAAATGGAATTAGGGGCTGATTTAGTAGTCCCCGTTTTCTTTGGCATAGCTGAACAAGATTATGGTGTTAGACCCTTATTAGATGCACTGCTACGGGAAGCACCAGCGCCAGAAGCCACCGTAGAACGCCGCCTCAAAGGTAGTAAAGCCAGCAATACACCGATAGCCCAGGTATTGAAAACCTATTACACTCCCCAAGGTGGTAAACTCTCCCTCGTGCGGGTTTGGCAAGGCAAATTAACCGATGGTATTGTCCTCAACGGTGTGCGTGCTGGTGGAATTTATCGCCTCATGGGACAACAACAGCAGTCAGTCAATGAAGTTGGCGCTGGTGAAATCGTGGCCTTGAGCCGATTAGAAGGTATTAAAACAGGGGATATCATTTCTACAGAACAGCCGATGGCACTACCGAAAGCTGAACAGTTAGAACCAGTGTATGCCCTGGCCATTACGCCAGAAAAGCGCAACGATGAAGTGAAATTGAGCGCGGCTATTACTAAGTTATTGGAAGAAGATCCCTCCTTAGCTTGGGAACAGCACGGCGACACCCACGAAGTTATTCTCTGGGGACAAGGTGAAATTCATTTGCAAGTTGCTTTGGATAGACTGCGCCGCAAATATAACTTGCCCATGTCTACCCATCTGCCACAAGTCCCTTATAAAGAAACCATTCGCAAACCTGTAAACTCAGTACATGGACGCTACAAGCACCAAAGCGGTGGTCATGGCCAATTTGGGGATGTTTTCCTAGATATTCAACCCCTACCACGGGGTGAAGGCTTTAACTTCAAGGAAACTATTGTTGGTGGGGTAGTTCCTAGACAGTACATTCCCGGTGTAGAAATGGGTGTGCGGGAGTTCCTCTCCCACGGGCCTTTGGGTTTCCCAATTGTAGATGTGGCGGTGACACTTACTAATGGTTCATATCACACCGTTGATAGTTCCGAACAAGCCTTTAAACAAGCTGCGCGGTTAGCGATGCAAACAGGTATACCCCAGGCGCAACCTACCCTCCTAGAACCAATTTTGCGGGTACAAGTGACCACACCCAGCGAATTTACCTCTAAGGTACTGCAACTGTTGAGTGGTAGAAGGGGTCAGATTTTAGGCTATGAAGGCAGACAAGACTGGCAAGGTTGGGATGGTATTTCTGCTTACTTACCACAAGCCGAGATGCAGAACTTTATTGTAGAGCTGCGATCGCTCACCCTCGGTGTTGGTTCTTTCCACTGGGAATATGATCACCTGCAAGAAGTCCCAGAAAAACTGGCTGAACGCGTTCTTGCTAGCAACGGTAATGGTGGTAACAGCAAGTAA
- a CDS encoding tetratricopeptide repeat protein, protein MNLSIYNYRFVGMLGLTLLWGSMLPVSAKSPTPLSPLPIQLAQSSVPTATSFLNQGLQAIQAGRVPDAIAAFQSATQLDPNLAAAHYNLGLALRQTGQLQPAANAFYRATQADPNFALAFANLGGALLEGNNFQQASEYLQRALELNPQLGFAHYNLGLVRQQQQNWEAAIAAFKQAVIYSNNAPEPHYHLGLCYLQQGKIKQAQAAFTQAIKINPKYPDAHYNLGVISFNQGKLPEALASFRKSAEANPNYPHAYYGAGLVFMQLKQHGEAAKVFNFAKNLYNSQGNPQWASKAEQLLQQVQKLHQQ, encoded by the coding sequence ATGAATTTATCTATCTATAACTATCGTTTTGTTGGGATGCTGGGTTTAACATTACTATGGGGGAGTATGCTGCCAGTATCAGCAAAATCTCCTACCCCCCTATCTCCACTCCCTATTCAACTAGCACAGTCTAGTGTACCAACAGCTACAAGCTTTTTAAATCAAGGCTTACAAGCAATTCAAGCTGGGAGAGTACCAGATGCGATCGCAGCTTTTCAAAGTGCTACTCAGTTAGATCCTAACTTAGCCGCAGCCCATTACAATTTAGGTCTAGCACTGCGACAAACTGGACAATTACAACCAGCCGCTAACGCCTTTTATCGCGCTACCCAAGCTGATCCTAATTTTGCCCTCGCCTTTGCCAATTTAGGGGGAGCATTGTTAGAAGGTAATAATTTCCAACAGGCTAGTGAATATTTACAACGCGCTTTAGAACTCAATCCCCAATTAGGTTTTGCTCACTATAACTTAGGATTAGTCAGACAACAGCAACAAAATTGGGAAGCAGCGATCGCTGCTTTTAAACAAGCAGTCATATATAGTAACAATGCCCCAGAGCCTCATTATCATTTAGGTCTATGTTATTTGCAGCAAGGTAAAATTAAGCAAGCTCAAGCAGCATTTACACAAGCTATCAAAATTAATCCTAAATATCCAGATGCTCACTACAATTTAGGTGTAATTTCATTTAATCAAGGTAAACTTCCAGAAGCTTTAGCCTCCTTTAGAAAATCAGCAGAAGCCAATCCTAATTATCCTCATGCTTATTATGGTGCAGGGTTAGTCTTTATGCAGTTAAAACAGCATGGAGAAGCTGCAAAAGTATTCAACTTTGCCAAAAATTTGTATAATTCCCAAGGCAACCCTCAATGGGCAAGCAAGGCTGAACAATTGTTGCAACAAGTACAAAAATTGCATCAACAATAG
- a CDS encoding alkaline phosphatase D family protein: MTTINGTAGKDELLATGSGQTLLGLEDNDIIDGVTGLGNNTLDGGVGDDEIFAKTDDLALGGQGNDFLYSDGNGNNNLSGGDGDDEIFPDRNDRVFGDAGNDVIYAGLGGNTFTGGAGEDIFWLANVEFLEIPNIITDFNPSEDELLVDVDGIKQLSGLTFTKQQNDTLISANGRELAIIQNNILGLANGIASGDTTQTSSVLWARSTFLGQVTFEYSTDRNFNTIAGVKTATVTNINVPVKVDISGLNPGTKYYYRVTDAVGVSAVGQFQTAATLGSRTGLRFGVAGDWRGELAPYPAISNVPERDLAFFVAHGDTIYADVGSDAVLNPDGSRKSQAETIDEYRAKHNEVYSTRLGRNTWADLRASTAILATIDDNEVINDFAGGADASTDPRFGVSSGFINDTPLYENGLQAFQEYNPLRDEFYGNVGSDRFNNERKLYRYNTYGSDAAVFVLDGRSFRDKALQPPSDINNPNEINRVLNESLTQNRTLLGSVQLADLKRDLLAAQAGGITWKFVMTPQPIQNIFPGVAVDSYEGYGKERTELLRFIQENNIDNVVFVAADVHGTFVNNLTYQEQPQGTQIATRAWEITTGAVAFDPPTGKLLAERFWLNDAAQRNLYNSLPIAPDLDDQPNDQDDFVKQAINNNLAALGFDPLGLNQNLSQAEGLINATLLEGDYFVGHTYGWTEFDVNPTTQALTVTTYGINSYSEEELNINTIPNLSPKVVSKFVVNPQFRNPLPPPRPPLVPLEFNNNNILNVSADSNLKIQLTGVRANTVNEVGFFVVRDDVGTITDVNGNLLTPGAGDAYIQAALRQSQVLLSAITNLPNGFSNANSNRIINTKAGDRLVFYLINNGTTDGVVRGRIPASRVTLGSNFGSGNLSQLQTTSLGDNKWSLAWGGEQMVLSLERTPISPVIGTKLQIANPSELIDLRDVSGLVNADFSIFREAAFNNEVYFYNVNNVDGLIGNINPNTSSVRDYIQAALNNLVRDALTGEVVRFAVANQGTQTGKATIAGGSILAPMIIVNGTRSQLTDSNPNNDPQVYFPYLGVNSDGVDHIRLLGDNTFGFEDLPNGGDLDYNDIIVKINFSGV; the protein is encoded by the coding sequence ATGACAACTATTAACGGTACTGCTGGCAAGGATGAATTACTGGCAACAGGAAGTGGTCAAACCCTACTGGGGTTAGAAGATAATGATATTATTGATGGCGTTACTGGGTTAGGAAATAACACCCTTGATGGTGGTGTTGGTGATGATGAAATATTTGCTAAAACTGATGATTTAGCTTTAGGTGGACAAGGCAATGATTTTCTTTACTCTGATGGTAATGGTAATAATAATTTATCGGGTGGAGATGGTGATGATGAAATTTTTCCTGACCGCAATGACAGAGTATTTGGTGATGCGGGTAATGACGTAATTTACGCCGGTTTGGGAGGGAATACTTTTACAGGTGGCGCGGGTGAAGATATATTTTGGTTAGCCAATGTTGAATTTTTAGAAATTCCCAATATAATTACTGATTTTAATCCGTCAGAAGATGAATTACTGGTAGATGTAGACGGCATTAAACAATTAAGTGGTCTAACTTTTACCAAACAACAAAACGATACTTTAATTAGTGCTAACGGTAGAGAGTTAGCAATTATTCAAAATAATATTCTTGGTTTGGCTAATGGTATTGCTAGCGGAGACACAACGCAAACATCTAGTGTGTTGTGGGCGCGGAGTACATTCCTTGGTCAAGTGACCTTTGAATATTCTACCGACCGCAATTTTAATACTATTGCCGGGGTGAAAACGGCAACGGTGACTAACATTAATGTACCTGTAAAAGTAGATATCTCTGGTCTAAATCCGGGTACTAAATACTACTATCGAGTTACCGATGCTGTGGGTGTGTCGGCTGTTGGTCAATTCCAAACGGCTGCAACCTTGGGAAGTCGTACAGGTCTGCGGTTTGGCGTGGCTGGGGACTGGCGGGGAGAACTAGCCCCCTATCCGGCTATTAGTAATGTCCCTGAAAGGGATTTAGCCTTTTTTGTGGCTCATGGTGATACGATTTATGCAGATGTTGGTTCTGATGCCGTTCTTAATCCTGATGGTAGCCGCAAGAGTCAAGCCGAAACCATTGATGAGTATCGGGCCAAGCATAACGAAGTTTATAGTACGCGCTTAGGACGGAATACTTGGGCTGACTTACGTGCATCTACTGCCATTTTAGCTACTATTGACGACAACGAAGTTATCAATGATTTTGCTGGTGGGGCTGATGCGTCAACTGACCCCCGCTTTGGTGTAAGTAGTGGTTTCATCAATGACACGCCACTTTATGAAAATGGCTTGCAAGCTTTCCAAGAGTATAATCCGCTACGGGATGAGTTTTATGGGAATGTAGGCAGCGATCGCTTTAACAATGAGCGTAAACTATATCGCTACAATACATACGGTAGTGATGCGGCTGTCTTTGTCTTAGATGGGCGTTCCTTTCGGGATAAAGCACTACAACCCCCTAGTGATATCAACAACCCCAACGAAATTAACCGTGTCCTCAATGAGTCTTTAACTCAAAATCGCACTTTGTTGGGTAGTGTACAACTGGCGGACTTAAAGCGAGATTTGTTAGCAGCCCAAGCTGGGGGTATCACTTGGAAGTTTGTGATGACTCCTCAACCCATCCAGAATATTTTTCCTGGCGTGGCGGTAGACAGTTATGAGGGCTACGGTAAGGAACGCACAGAATTACTCAGGTTTATCCAAGAAAACAATATTGACAATGTGGTGTTTGTGGCGGCGGATGTTCACGGAACTTTCGTCAACAACCTGACTTACCAAGAACAACCACAAGGAACACAAATTGCTACTAGGGCGTGGGAAATTACCACTGGTGCTGTGGCTTTCGACCCACCTACAGGTAAGTTGTTAGCCGAAAGATTTTGGCTGAATGATGCAGCCCAAAGAAATTTGTATAATTCCTTACCCATCGCCCCTGATTTAGATGATCAGCCTAATGATCAGGATGACTTCGTCAAACAGGCTATTAATAATAATCTGGCTGCTTTGGGTTTTGACCCCTTGGGTTTAAATCAGAATTTGTCACAGGCTGAGGGTTTAATTAATGCTACTTTGCTTGAGGGCGATTATTTTGTTGGTCATACCTACGGTTGGACAGAATTTGATGTTAACCCGACAACGCAAGCCTTAACTGTAACTACGTACGGTATTAATTCTTACTCTGAAGAGGAGTTAAATATCAATACCATTCCTAACTTATCTCCCAAGGTTGTCAGTAAGTTTGTAGTTAATCCTCAATTCCGTAATCCCTTACCACCTCCACGCCCACCTTTAGTACCACTAGAATTCAATAACAATAATATTCTCAATGTCTCTGCTGACAGCAATTTAAAAATACAACTTACTGGGGTCAGAGCGAACACAGTTAACGAGGTTGGTTTTTTTGTAGTCAGGGATGATGTCGGGACAATTACTGATGTCAATGGTAATCTTTTAACGCCTGGGGCTGGAGATGCTTATATTCAAGCGGCTTTGCGACAATCTCAGGTTTTGCTTTCCGCAATTACTAACTTACCCAATGGTTTTAGTAATGCGAATAGCAACCGGATTATTAACACCAAAGCAGGCGATCGCTTAGTCTTCTACTTAATTAATAATGGCACTACCGATGGTGTAGTCAGGGGTAGGATTCCTGCTAGTCGTGTCACCTTAGGTTCTAACTTTGGTAGCGGTAACTTATCACAATTACAGACTACCAGTTTGGGTGATAATAAGTGGAGTCTGGCTTGGGGTGGTGAACAAATGGTCTTAAGTTTAGAGAGAACCCCCATTTCACCAGTCATTGGTACTAAATTACAAATCGCCAACCCCTCAGAGTTAATTGATTTGCGTGATGTATCGGGTTTAGTCAATGCAGATTTTTCTATTTTTCGGGAAGCTGCATTTAATAATGAAGTTTACTTTTACAACGTTAACAATGTTGATGGGTTGATTGGTAATATTAACCCCAATACTAGTAGTGTGAGAGATTATATCCAAGCGGCTTTGAATAATCTTGTCAGAGATGCTTTGACTGGTGAGGTAGTTAGGTTTGCTGTTGCCAACCAGGGAACACAAACTGGTAAAGCGACAATTGCAGGCGGTAGTATTTTAGCACCGATGATTATTGTCAATGGTACGCGATCGCAACTAACCGATAGCAATCCCAATAATGACCCGCAAGTCTATTTCCCCTACTTGGGAGTTAACTCAGATGGTGTTGATCATATCCGTTTACTAGGAGATAATACCTTTGGGTTTGAAGACTTACCTAACGGTGGCGATTTAGATTACAACGATATAATTGTTAAAATAAATTTCTCCGGTGTGTAA